A single genomic interval of Fibrobacter sp. UWB13 harbors:
- a CDS encoding ABC transporter ATP-binding protein, with protein MAKGERARMKYVAWLWRGTKGFRVNIVTRILAGSARVVCGLLMIWLSKRFIDETILTGTQNDVVRMILLLVLTVVGSIVLRLLYYYMTASATVKMTNALRLFYFGTLFKRSLFDGHELHSGDVSSRLSKDIETVSTSMIDTLPQMAVTGIQLVGAFLLMRWFDARLAWALLLLTPVMVVVGKLISRKLRNMTLEIRECESRIQMQVQEGVEYNAVLRSLESEKWVVERLGLKQDKLVNDVMRRTRFTTVARFAIGSAFGLGYLLAFVWGGLGLRDGTITFGVMTSFLQLVGQIQHPILTLLGLVPQLVHSTASIDRLDELEKDANGTLSESRSGMLSEIRAEKLSGMRGRLGLRLDNVSFGYSGGDREVICGFSHDFKPGSKNAVMGETGKGKTTLFRLLLGFIKPDMGRMVLYSEGENVAGMESVSEATRSNFVYVPQGNTLMNGSVRYNLQLAKPDATEDEMQRVLQIACAEFVNELPKGLDCEIGERGHGLSEGQAQRIAIARGLLRPGNILLLDEISSSLDEATESELYHRLFEAFPEKTMIFVTHRTAVCEMCDETVRLV; from the coding sequence ATGGCTAAAGGTGAACGTGCTCGAATGAAGTATGTCGCTTGGCTGTGGCGCGGGACGAAAGGCTTTCGCGTAAATATCGTCACCCGCATTTTGGCGGGGTCTGCACGCGTGGTGTGCGGCCTTTTGATGATATGGCTCAGCAAGCGGTTTATAGACGAGACGATTCTCACCGGGACGCAAAACGATGTTGTGCGGATGATCCTACTTTTGGTGCTCACAGTGGTGGGGTCGATTGTTCTTAGGCTTTTGTATTACTACATGACTGCCTCTGCCACAGTGAAAATGACGAATGCACTTAGGCTGTTCTATTTTGGAACGTTGTTCAAGCGTAGTCTTTTTGACGGTCATGAGTTACATTCGGGCGATGTGTCTTCGAGACTTTCGAAGGATATCGAAACGGTATCGACGTCTATGATTGATACGCTCCCGCAGATGGCGGTAACTGGAATTCAGCTTGTTGGGGCGTTTTTGCTGATGCGCTGGTTCGATGCGCGATTGGCATGGGCTTTGTTGCTACTTACTCCTGTGATGGTTGTGGTAGGGAAGCTGATTTCTCGTAAGCTCCGCAATATGACTCTGGAAATTCGTGAATGCGAAAGCCGCATCCAGATGCAGGTGCAGGAAGGCGTGGAATACAATGCCGTATTGCGCTCGCTAGAAAGCGAAAAATGGGTGGTGGAGAGGCTTGGGTTAAAACAGGATAAACTCGTAAATGATGTGATGAGGCGGACCCGCTTTACGACGGTGGCGCGTTTTGCGATTGGTTCTGCGTTTGGACTTGGTTACTTGTTGGCTTTTGTTTGGGGCGGGCTTGGGCTTCGTGACGGTACGATTACGTTTGGCGTGATGACGTCTTTTTTGCAGTTGGTGGGGCAAATCCAGCACCCGATTCTGACTTTGCTTGGCTTGGTGCCGCAGCTAGTGCATTCTACGGCGAGCATAGACCGCTTGGATGAACTGGAAAAGGACGCTAACGGGACTTTGAGCGAATCGCGCTCGGGAATGCTTTCTGAAATACGTGCAGAAAAGCTTTCGGGAATGCGCGGGCGGCTCGGATTGCGGTTGGACAACGTAAGTTTTGGCTATTCGGGTGGAGACCGCGAAGTCATTTGCGGGTTCTCGCACGATTTTAAGCCCGGTAGCAAGAATGCCGTCATGGGCGAGACGGGCAAGGGCAAGACGACTTTGTTCCGGCTTTTGCTCGGCTTTATAAAGCCTGACATGGGTCGAATGGTTCTTTATTCGGAAGGCGAAAATGTCGCAGGAATGGAGTCTGTTTCGGAGGCGACCCGATCGAATTTTGTGTATGTTCCGCAGGGCAATACCTTGATGAACGGCTCCGTGCGCTATAATTTACAGCTTGCAAAACCGGATGCGACTGAAGATGAAATGCAGCGGGTTTTGCAAATCGCTTGTGCTGAATTTGTGAACGAACTGCCGAAGGGCTTGGATTGTGAAATTGGAGAACGCGGACACGGTCTCAGCGAAGGTCAGGCTCAGCGTATTGCGATTGCCCGAGGACTTTTGCGACCGGGAAATATCTTGCTTTTGGATGAAATCAGTTCGTCGTTGGATGAGGCGACCGAGTCGGAACTTTATCACCGTTTGTTTGAAGCCTTCCCGGAAAAAACGATGATTTTCGTGACGCACAGGACTGCTGTGTGTGAAATGTGCGATGAAACGGTGCGACTCGTTTAG
- a CDS encoding PqqD family protein encodes MKIKKGFVLREVCGEQVIMGEGIGALDFGRLLCLNETAAWLWKQAELQGDFTVDSLAQALCEEYEVSEEQARIDVAAIVGEWLKVNVLE; translated from the coding sequence ATGAAAATCAAGAAAGGCTTTGTATTGCGCGAAGTGTGTGGCGAACAGGTCATTATGGGCGAAGGTATTGGCGCTCTGGATTTTGGGCGCCTCTTGTGCCTGAATGAAACGGCTGCATGGCTTTGGAAGCAGGCGGAACTGCAAGGTGATTTTACGGTGGATTCGCTTGCCCAGGCTCTTTGCGAAGAGTATGAAGTGAGCGAAGAACAGGCTCGGATCGATGTTGCTGCAATTGTCGGCGAATGGCTAAAGGTGAACGTGCTCGAATGA
- a CDS encoding S24/S26 family peptidase: protein MMDSAKKSDALIMAEAIRLVNEGVSVTFPVNGCSMLPFIVGGRDSVILEKPVDLCVGDVVLALTIPDNVLHLENVEKHYVIHRIVAFSGENVVLMGDGNLVQREYCKRTDVYAKVIGVVRPNGKKSLQGTFAERCAAKIWYILLPFRRYLLWIYKKVKK from the coding sequence ATGATGGATTCCGCAAAAAAAAGTGATGCGCTGATTATGGCGGAAGCCATTCGTCTGGTAAACGAGGGCGTGAGTGTAACGTTCCCCGTGAACGGGTGTAGCATGTTGCCTTTTATTGTGGGCGGTCGCGATAGCGTGATTCTAGAAAAGCCTGTGGACTTGTGCGTAGGCGATGTGGTATTGGCGCTTACAATCCCGGATAATGTTCTTCATCTGGAAAATGTCGAAAAGCATTATGTTATCCATAGAATCGTTGCGTTCTCGGGCGAAAATGTGGTCCTCATGGGGGATGGAAACCTAGTGCAGCGAGAATACTGCAAACGAACTGATGTTTATGCCAAGGTAATTGGCGTGGTCAGACCCAATGGGAAAAAAAGCCTGCAAGGGACTTTTGCCGAAAGGTGCGCAGCGAAAATTTGGTATATTCTGTTACCCTTTAGGCGTTATTTACTTTGGATATACAAGAAGGTAAAAAAATGA
- a CDS encoding nucleotidyltransferase family protein: MKFSQDEALFDLLRMAVDDDCSPRFFTRKLNDEEWRSLRSMCHKQQISAVVYRAVSHLPAEQQPPSKLMFQWAVEAEIVKGHNGLLNAEASRLTQLFEAQGRKTAVLKGPANARLYPDPNMRQAGDIDLWVEGGRDSVIALLKQMGYQLFEKDLLSAHHVQLRPEGDVSVEIHYKPSSKNWSPFSSARLMRYLEEKIQNVERVPEGFNIPSMTFALAMQLSHIQHHFLMDGIGLKQIIDYFILLKHATEENRREINAKLSSLGLLRFAGALMWILGRIFGLDASKMICSPNQKLGKKMLDEIFVGGNFGMYCKSSKSKHWAVLWLWRRYHIIRKFWFSPVEILGCELNYWFGFIKSIWIRIKFRRLSLWYLKNTK, encoded by the coding sequence ATGAAATTTTCTCAAGATGAAGCTTTGTTCGATCTTTTGCGAATGGCGGTCGATGACGACTGTTCTCCGCGTTTTTTTACGCGCAAGCTGAATGATGAAGAATGGCGGTCATTGCGGTCGATGTGCCACAAGCAGCAGATTAGTGCTGTTGTCTATCGAGCCGTTTCCCATTTGCCGGCGGAACAGCAACCTCCCTCGAAATTAATGTTCCAGTGGGCAGTCGAGGCTGAAATTGTTAAAGGACATAATGGTCTTCTGAACGCAGAAGCATCTCGTCTTACGCAACTTTTTGAAGCTCAGGGGCGCAAAACGGCGGTGCTTAAGGGACCTGCCAATGCGAGGCTTTATCCCGACCCCAATATGCGGCAAGCAGGAGATATCGACTTGTGGGTTGAAGGTGGTCGAGATAGTGTGATTGCCTTGCTTAAACAAATGGGCTATCAATTGTTCGAAAAGGACTTGCTCTCGGCGCATCATGTTCAATTGCGACCGGAGGGAGACGTTTCTGTTGAAATCCATTATAAGCCCTCTTCCAAGAATTGGAGTCCATTTTCGAGTGCGCGACTGATGCGTTATCTGGAAGAAAAAATTCAGAATGTGGAGCGTGTGCCTGAAGGATTCAATATTCCTTCGATGACATTTGCCCTTGCGATGCAGCTTTCGCATATCCAGCATCATTTTTTGATGGATGGTATCGGTTTAAAGCAAATTATCGATTATTTTATTTTGCTGAAGCATGCTACCGAGGAAAATCGTCGAGAAATAAATGCCAAGTTGTCTTCTTTAGGACTTTTAAGGTTTGCGGGAGCCTTGATGTGGATCTTGGGGCGTATCTTTGGACTTGATGCATCTAAGATGATTTGTTCGCCGAATCAAAAACTCGGAAAAAAGATGCTTGACGAAATATTTGTTGGCGGAAATTTTGGCATGTATTGTAAGTCCAGTAAAAGTAAACATTGGGCTGTTCTTTGGCTTTGGCGCCGGTATCATATTATACGCAAGTTTTGGTTTTCTCCCGTTGAAATCTTGGGCTGCGAATTGAATTATTGGTTCGGTTTTATCAAGTCGATTTGGATTCGAATCAAGTTTAGACGGTTGTCGCTATGGTATTTGAAAAATACGAAATGA
- a CDS encoding nucleotidyltransferase family protein gives MNHAEKNDFFELLRIAFGVPAQEFDSAQWQYLHSESLKQQIAGIIYRGICRLPCGKQPPKMLMFQWASEVEAIKGHNKLLNAEAARLTELFMAQGRKTAVLKGPANARLYPDPYMRNAGDIDLWVDGGRDSVLELLKKMGYEISAEHLKVDHHVHLDGKSGIVVEIHYKPSSGNWNPFSNARLMRYLEKEIQNVERVPEGFCVPSMKFALVMQLSHIQHHFLWEGIGLKQVVDYFVLLKQASEEDRRDVSALLSSLGLSKMGSALMWIMEYIWGLAPSQMICKPDAKNGQKVLSMIQSEGNFGRHCESNKGNHFFILWLKRRWRMIRMFWFAPVDVVCCELAYWKTFFKFIPLRIKMRRVSLRGVI, from the coding sequence ATGAATCACGCTGAAAAAAATGATTTTTTTGAACTTTTGCGAATCGCTTTTGGAGTGCCTGCGCAAGAGTTTGATTCTGCTCAATGGCAATATTTGCATTCGGAAAGCCTTAAACAGCAGATTGCGGGAATCATCTATCGTGGAATTTGTCGTTTGCCTTGCGGTAAACAACCTCCGAAAATGTTGATGTTCCAGTGGGCTAGTGAAGTGGAGGCAATCAAGGGGCATAATAAGCTGTTGAATGCCGAAGCTGCCCGGCTTACAGAGCTGTTTATGGCTCAAGGGCGGAAAACGGCGGTGCTCAAGGGACCGGCAAATGCTAGGCTGTATCCTGACCCTTATATGCGAAACGCTGGTGATATAGACTTGTGGGTTGATGGCGGGCGTGATAGTGTGCTTGAATTGCTGAAAAAAATGGGCTATGAAATTTCTGCAGAACATCTCAAAGTGGATCATCATGTCCATTTGGATGGAAAATCGGGGATTGTTGTTGAAATACATTATAAGCCATCTTCAGGGAATTGGAATCCGTTCTCGAATGCACGGCTGATGCGTTACCTGGAAAAAGAAATCCAGAACGTGGAGCGTGTGCCCGAGGGATTTTGTGTTCCTTCGATGAAGTTTGCCCTTGTGATGCAGCTATCGCATATCCAGCATCATTTTTTGTGGGAAGGGATTGGCTTAAAGCAAGTTGTCGATTATTTTGTTCTGTTGAAACAAGCTTCTGAGGAGGATAGGCGCGATGTGTCTGCTCTACTTTCGAGTTTGGGACTTTCGAAAATGGGCAGTGCGCTGATGTGGATTATGGAATATATTTGGGGACTTGCTCCGTCTCAAATGATTTGCAAACCCGATGCGAAAAATGGTCAAAAGGTGCTTTCCATGATTCAGTCCGAAGGTAATTTTGGCAGGCATTGTGAATCCAATAAGGGTAATCATTTTTTTATTCTCTGGTTAAAGCGCCGTTGGCGTATGATTCGGATGTTCTGGTTTGCTCCTGTTGATGTTGTCTGTTGTGAATTGGCGTATTGGAAAACATTTTTTAAATTTATTCCTCTACGCATCAAGATGAGGCGCGTCTCATTGAGAGGTGTCATTTAA
- a CDS encoding TldD/PmbA family protein: MNPEVAVKIFEAGKSAGADFVEIFEEETRSSSLGLKDRQIETATAGTEYGIGVRLLYGTEVLYGFTSDDSEEALVKLVKTLAFGRIAAAAGAEGLAARPFEFAPEKRICDYNFGAYKDPRVLGQAIKQDFLFRADKTARALSPKIAQVGASVTDSCTSISLMNSEGLHLEMTRGRLRVNVNVTATDGTERLTTHEAPGALGGYELLANYSPEALATECGERVLRMLDAGYITGGQMPVVMGNGFGGVIFHEACGHPLETESIRRNASPFCGKLGEAIGQPCLTAIDDGTMDGVWGSLKYDDEGTPTQRTTLIENGILKTYMSDRVGAMEVGVERTGSARRESYKYAPVSRMRNTFIAPGKDTLDSMIASVDNGLYAARMAGGSVNPATGEFNFAVDEGYVIRNGKICEPVRGATLIGKGHEIMPRISMVGSDFEQAAGVCGASSGHVPVTVGQPSIKVDQILVGGR; encoded by the coding sequence ATGAATCCGGAAGTTGCCGTCAAGATTTTTGAAGCCGGCAAGAGTGCCGGGGCTGACTTTGTTGAAATTTTCGAAGAAGAGACCCGCAGTTCAAGCCTCGGCTTGAAGGACCGCCAGATTGAAACGGCGACCGCGGGTACCGAGTACGGTATCGGCGTTCGCCTTTTGTACGGGACGGAAGTCCTGTACGGATTCACGAGCGACGACAGCGAAGAAGCTCTCGTGAAGCTTGTGAAGACGCTTGCGTTCGGGCGCATCGCCGCCGCAGCGGGGGCGGAAGGCTTGGCTGCAAGGCCGTTTGAATTTGCACCGGAAAAGCGCATTTGCGATTATAATTTTGGCGCTTACAAGGATCCGCGTGTGCTCGGTCAGGCTATAAAGCAGGACTTCTTGTTCCGTGCGGACAAGACGGCTCGTGCGCTCTCGCCGAAGATTGCCCAGGTGGGCGCCAGCGTAACCGACAGCTGCACTTCGATTTCGCTTATGAATAGCGAAGGCTTGCATCTGGAAATGACGCGCGGTCGTTTGCGTGTAAACGTGAACGTGACGGCAACAGACGGCACGGAACGTTTGACGACGCACGAAGCACCGGGTGCGCTCGGTGGCTATGAACTTTTAGCAAATTATTCTCCAGAAGCTTTGGCAACGGAATGTGGCGAGCGCGTGCTGCGCATGCTCGATGCCGGCTACATCACTGGCGGTCAGATGCCGGTCGTGATGGGTAATGGCTTTGGCGGCGTGATTTTCCATGAAGCTTGCGGCCATCCGCTTGAAACGGAATCTATCCGTCGCAATGCAAGCCCGTTCTGCGGAAAGCTTGGTGAAGCGATTGGTCAGCCTTGCTTGACTGCCATTGACGATGGCACGATGGATGGTGTGTGGGGTAGCCTCAAGTACGATGACGAAGGAACGCCGACGCAGCGCACGACGCTTATCGAAAACGGCATCTTGAAAACGTACATGAGCGACCGTGTGGGCGCTATGGAAGTGGGTGTGGAACGCACCGGAAGTGCCCGCCGTGAAAGCTACAAGTACGCGCCTGTAAGCCGTATGCGCAATACGTTTATCGCTCCGGGCAAGGATACGCTCGATTCCATGATTGCAAGCGTGGACAACGGTCTCTATGCGGCTCGCATGGCTGGTGGTTCTGTGAACCCGGCAACGGGTGAATTCAACTTTGCCGTCGATGAAGGTTACGTCATTCGCAATGGCAAGATTTGTGAACCGGTCCGTGGCGCAACGCTTATCGGTAAAGGTCACGAGATTATGCCGCGCATTAGCATGGTCGGCTCAGACTTTGAGCAGGCCGCAGGTGTTTGCGGAGCCTCTTCGGGACATGTGCCGGTGACTGTTGGTCAGCCCTCCATTAAGGTCGATCAAATCCTCGTCGGCGGACGGTAG